The proteins below are encoded in one region of Micromonospora yangpuensis:
- a CDS encoding AAA domain-containing protein: protein MRLPAGRLAVRSTRAAHNDRGLALASATWETVLPRIDRGADMARDLAQFHQFVRATHQIELLMLDATIFPIELVAGPDPADNPGFEEITVRERLRPENRQVVAFLHNDDLAGFLQRELEAGKPDSGSVILSGEHGDALALPAGGKDNQWRVHAVDDAARTATLRRSTFDPDRPPPPGCGYLRGAGMPGQLKLIRRRKQAIDALDRHSYLLRSLAAPGQVYIDTGAADLPVRLAPETVDEAKRRAIEDILRVRPIYALQGPPGTGKTTLVAWLLREILHDDPVAQVLVTAQAHGAVDVLRARVTEAFEGVASERRPLAVRLGSRRDDDTAQDTVEDVALQVLRDSSSTLAGLSDRTPAQQGWLDHATAMAEELASHESRGTGAADFVELVKRGANLTYCTTSAGELEAIAGDQSFDWSIVEEAGKAHGFDLALPLQAGHRWLLIGDHNQLPPYRYEDYLRGVDALDAVVEALQALPDPGPGVLDWEWVSSWKDKTTEERIAFQGYAKDWLKTFKRTFEHCQVAVGQGDAGQRLTDDSVGGAAAGVLIEQHRMHPDIGELISRAYYGDRLVNRTVQEGRPIARVLHGFAEPLDIRRKAIVWLDVPWCRDDPRTTETGPTQGRPRYTNDAEGTALANFLASLRREAPGTAELAVLSPYNQQASLLRRRMRKATLPEGIELKPTLNARPGAPGGTSGVHTVDSFQGNQADVIAVSLVRNNLHDPGHGLGFLDEANRLNVLLSRAERLLVLVGSWDFFQEQVRTVELDDTANPLWHLKRIVTDLNDWFASGRAVRLGADLGGLS, encoded by the coding sequence GTGCGACTGCCGGCTGGCCGCCTCGCGGTCCGTTCGACAAGGGCCGCCCACAACGACCGCGGCCTGGCCCTGGCGTCCGCGACATGGGAGACGGTGCTGCCTCGCATCGATCGCGGCGCCGACATGGCGCGCGACCTCGCCCAATTCCACCAGTTCGTCCGCGCTACTCACCAGATCGAGCTGCTCATGCTCGACGCGACGATCTTCCCCATCGAGCTGGTCGCCGGGCCGGACCCCGCCGACAACCCTGGCTTCGAGGAAATCACCGTTCGTGAGCGCCTACGCCCTGAGAACAGGCAGGTCGTCGCGTTCCTGCACAACGACGACCTCGCCGGTTTCCTCCAGCGCGAACTCGAGGCTGGCAAGCCTGACAGCGGCAGCGTGATCTTGTCCGGCGAGCACGGGGACGCCCTGGCGCTACCCGCCGGTGGCAAAGACAACCAGTGGCGCGTCCACGCCGTGGACGACGCCGCGCGGACGGCGACACTCAGGCGCTCGACTTTTGACCCCGACCGTCCGCCTCCGCCCGGCTGCGGATACCTGCGCGGCGCGGGCATGCCTGGTCAACTCAAGCTCATTCGACGTCGCAAGCAGGCTATCGACGCCCTCGATCGCCACAGCTACCTGCTGCGCAGCTTGGCCGCGCCCGGCCAGGTGTACATCGACACCGGCGCGGCTGACCTACCTGTCCGGCTCGCTCCGGAGACCGTCGACGAAGCTAAACGCCGCGCGATCGAGGACATCCTGCGGGTCCGGCCCATCTACGCCCTGCAGGGCCCGCCCGGTACCGGGAAGACCACGCTGGTCGCCTGGCTTCTGCGCGAGATCCTCCACGACGACCCGGTCGCGCAGGTCCTGGTCACGGCCCAGGCACATGGCGCCGTCGATGTCCTCCGGGCACGGGTAACTGAGGCATTCGAAGGCGTCGCATCGGAGCGCAGGCCCCTCGCGGTCAGGCTCGGATCCCGCAGGGACGACGACACCGCCCAAGACACAGTCGAGGACGTCGCCCTACAGGTCCTGCGCGACAGCAGCAGCACCCTCGCTGGCCTGTCTGACCGCACACCCGCCCAGCAGGGTTGGCTCGACCATGCCACGGCGATGGCCGAGGAACTCGCCAGCCACGAGTCGCGAGGGACCGGCGCCGCCGACTTCGTCGAACTGGTCAAGCGCGGCGCGAACCTAACCTACTGCACGACCAGCGCCGGCGAGCTTGAGGCCATTGCCGGCGACCAGTCCTTCGACTGGTCCATCGTCGAGGAAGCCGGGAAGGCGCATGGCTTCGACCTCGCGCTACCCCTTCAGGCGGGCCACCGGTGGCTGCTGATCGGCGACCACAACCAGCTCCCGCCGTACAGATACGAGGACTACCTGCGCGGCGTTGACGCCCTCGATGCGGTTGTTGAAGCACTGCAAGCGCTGCCCGATCCCGGGCCTGGCGTCCTGGACTGGGAGTGGGTCTCGTCGTGGAAGGACAAGACCACCGAAGAACGCATCGCCTTCCAAGGCTACGCCAAGGACTGGCTCAAGACCTTCAAGCGCACATTCGAGCACTGCCAGGTCGCCGTCGGCCAAGGCGACGCCGGGCAGCGCTTGACCGACGACTCGGTGGGCGGCGCCGCAGCGGGCGTACTCATCGAGCAGCACCGCATGCACCCCGACATCGGCGAGCTAATCTCGCGCGCGTACTACGGCGATCGGCTCGTAAACAGGACTGTCCAGGAAGGTAGGCCCATTGCCCGCGTGCTGCACGGCTTCGCCGAGCCGCTCGATATCCGCAGGAAAGCGATCGTCTGGCTCGACGTCCCGTGGTGCCGCGACGACCCCAGGACCACCGAGACCGGGCCGACCCAGGGCCGACCGCGCTACACCAATGACGCCGAGGGCACGGCCCTGGCAAATTTCCTGGCGTCGCTGCGGCGAGAGGCGCCGGGCACCGCAGAGCTCGCCGTCCTGTCGCCATACAACCAGCAGGCATCTCTGCTGCGACGCCGGATGAGGAAGGCCACCCTCCCTGAGGGGATTGAACTCAAGCCCACCCTCAACGCCCGCCCTGGCGCTCCCGGCGGCACCAGCGGCGTCCACACCGTCGATTCCTTCCAAGGTAACCAGGCCGACGTCATCGCGGTGAGCCTGGTGCGCAACAACCTTCACGACCCGGGACATGGCCTGGGCTTCCTGGACGAAGCGAACCGGCTCAATGTGCTGCTGTCCCGTGCCGAGCGGCTGCTCGTGCTCGTCGGCTCCTGGGACTTCTTCCAGGAGCAGGTCCGCACCGTCGAGCTCGACGACACCGCAAACCCCCTGTGGCACCTCAAGCGGATTGTCACCGACCTGAACGATTGGTTCGCCTCTGGCCGCGCCGTTCGGCTCGGCGCCGACCTTGGTGGCCTGTCATGA